The following are encoded together in the Citrobacter arsenatis genome:
- the pitA gene encoding inorganic phosphate transporter PitA, whose product MLHLFAGLDLHTGLLLLLALAFVLFYEAINGFHDTANAVATVIYTRAMRSQLAVVMAALFNFFGVLLGGLSVAYAIVHMLPTDLLLNMGSSHGLAMVFSMLLAAIIWNLGTWYFGLPASSSHTLIGAIIGIGLTNALMTGTSVVDALNIPKVIGIFASLIISPIVGLVVAGGLIFILRRYWSGTKKRARIHLTPAEREKKDGKKKPPFWTRIALILSAIGVAFSHGANDGQKGIGLVMLVLIGVAPAGFVVNMNASGYEITRTRDAINNVEVFFQQRPDLLKQATGVDQLIPSPTDTAPATTAEFHCHPANTINALERAKGMLANLETYDKLSVEQRGQLRRIMLCISDTTDKVVKLPGVSADDQRLLKKLKADMLSTIEYAPIWIIMAVALALGIGTMIGWRRVATTIGEKIGKKGMTYAQGMSAQMTAAVSIGLASYTGMPVSTTHVLSSSVAGTMVVDGGGLQRKTVTSILMAWVFTLPAAIILSGVLYWLSLKLI is encoded by the coding sequence ATGCTACATTTGTTTGCTGGCCTGGATTTACATACCGGGCTTTTACTATTGCTTGCTCTGGCTTTCGTGCTGTTCTACGAAGCAATTAACGGCTTCCATGACACAGCCAATGCTGTCGCAACCGTGATCTATACCCGCGCAATGCGTTCGCAATTGGCGGTGGTCATGGCTGCGTTGTTCAACTTCTTTGGTGTTTTGCTGGGCGGTCTCAGCGTGGCGTATGCCATCGTGCATATGCTACCAACGGATCTGCTGCTAAATATGGGATCGTCACATGGCCTCGCCATGGTGTTCTCCATGCTGCTGGCAGCAATTATCTGGAACCTGGGTACCTGGTACTTTGGTTTGCCTGCCTCCAGCTCCCACACGCTGATTGGCGCCATTATCGGTATTGGTTTAACCAATGCGCTGATGACCGGCACCTCGGTGGTGGACGCACTTAACATCCCGAAAGTTATCGGTATTTTTGCCTCGCTCATCATCTCGCCAATTGTCGGTCTGGTGGTTGCAGGTGGTCTTATTTTCATTCTGCGTCGCTACTGGAGCGGTACGAAAAAACGTGCCCGTATCCACCTGACGCCGGCAGAACGTGAAAAGAAAGACGGCAAGAAAAAGCCGCCGTTCTGGACGCGTATTGCACTGATCCTCTCCGCAATCGGCGTGGCGTTCTCCCACGGTGCGAACGATGGTCAGAAAGGCATTGGTCTGGTGATGCTGGTGCTGATTGGCGTAGCGCCTGCAGGTTTCGTGGTGAATATGAATGCTTCCGGTTACGAAATTACCCGTACTCGCGATGCAATCAATAACGTCGAAGTCTTCTTCCAGCAGCGTCCTGACCTGCTTAAACAGGCCACAGGCGTAGACCAGCTGATTCCGTCCCCGACGGATACGGCACCCGCGACGACGGCAGAGTTCCATTGCCACCCGGCGAATACCATCAACGCGCTGGAACGTGCGAAAGGTATGCTGGCGAATCTGGAAACCTACGACAAGTTAAGCGTTGAACAGCGTGGTCAGCTGCGCCGTATTATGCTGTGCATCTCTGATACCACCGATAAAGTGGTCAAGCTGCCTGGCGTAAGCGCTGACGATCAGCGTCTGCTGAAAAAACTGAAAGCTGACATGCTGAGCACCATTGAGTACGCGCCTATCTGGATCATTATGGCCGTCGCACTGGCGCTGGGTATTGGTACGATGATTGGCTGGCGTCGCGTTGCCACCACCATCGGCGAGAAAATCGGTAAGAAAGGCATGACTTATGCCCAGGGGATGTCGGCGCAGATGACTGCCGCAGTCTCTATCGGTCTCGCTAGCTACACCGGCATGCCCGTTTCCACCACTCACGTTCTCTCCTCTTCCGTTGCGGGAACGATGGTTGTTGATGGCGGCGGTTTGCAGCGTAAAACGGTAACCAGCATTCTGATGGCTTGGGTCTTCACCCTGCCAGCTGCGATTATTCTTTCCGGGGTGCTGTACTGGCTCTCCCTGAAGCTTATCTAA
- the uspB gene encoding universal stress protein UspB, with protein MISTIALFWALCVVCIVNMARYFSSLRALLVVLRGCDPLLYQYVDGGGFFTSHGQPNKQMRLVWYIYAQRYRDHHDDEFIRRCERVRGQFILTSALCGLVLISMVALIIWH; from the coding sequence ATGATAAGCACCATTGCATTGTTCTGGGCTTTATGTGTCGTTTGCATTGTTAATATGGCGCGCTATTTTTCTTCGCTACGCGCACTGTTAGTGGTACTTCGTGGTTGCGATCCATTACTTTACCAGTATGTAGATGGAGGGGGCTTTTTTACCTCGCATGGGCAACCGAACAAGCAGATGCGCCTGGTGTGGTATATCTACGCTCAGCGTTACCGCGATCATCATGATGATGAATTTATTCGCCGCTGTGAGCGGGTTCGCGGTCAGTTCATTCTCACCAGTGCGCTATGCGGCCTGGTGTTAATCAGCATGGTTGCACTGATTATTTGGCACTGA
- the uspA gene encoding universal stress protein UspA — MAYKHILIAVDLSPESKVLVEKAVSMARPYNAKVSLIHVDVNYSDLYTGLIDVNLGDMQKRISEETHHALTELSTNAGYPITETLSGSGDLGQVLVDAIKKYDMDLVVCGHHQDFWSKLMSSARQLINTVHVDMLIVPLRDDEEA; from the coding sequence ATGGCTTATAAACACATTCTTATCGCGGTTGATCTTTCTCCGGAAAGCAAAGTTCTGGTTGAAAAAGCGGTCTCTATGGCGCGGCCTTACAATGCTAAAGTCTCCCTTATCCACGTTGACGTAAACTATTCCGACCTGTACACCGGGCTTATCGACGTGAATCTGGGCGACATGCAGAAACGCATTTCTGAAGAAACCCACCACGCGTTAACCGAGCTGTCCACCAATGCAGGCTACCCTATCACCGAAACCCTGAGCGGTAGCGGCGATCTGGGTCAGGTTCTGGTTGATGCCATCAAAAAATACGACATGGATCTGGTCGTTTGTGGTCACCACCAGGATTTCTGGAGCAAACTGATGTCCTCCGCGCGCCAACTGATCAACACCGTCCACGTCGACATGTTGATTGTTCCGCTGCGTGACGACGAAGAAGCATAA